Proteins encoded in a region of the Paucibacter sediminis genome:
- the ftsW gene encoding putative lipid II flippase FtsW encodes MSETLGLKNLAERLRGLFAKSEASAADVPVRDWVSTSAGQPTRIQGFDVTLVWVVLALMALGLLMVYSASIAMPDNPRFAKYLPTHFLTRHMVAIGFGLVAALITVQVPVASWERWAPWIFVISLVMLIAVLIPGLGKVVYGARRWIPLGVMNFQPSELTKLAIAMYAASYMVRKMDVKENFFQAVWPMVVALGVVGVLLLAEPDMGAFMVIAAIAMGILFLGGVNGRMFFLIVAVLVGAFVLMITFSEFRRERIFAYLNPWDEKYAQGKAYQLTHSLIAFGRGEFFGQGLGSSLEKLHYLPEAHTDFLLAVIGEELGFVGVALVIIGFFWLSRRLFHIGRQAIALDRVFAGLYAQGIGIWMAAQGFINMGVNLGALPTKGLTLPLLSFGGSAILMNCVSIAIVLRIDIENRQLMRGGRA; translated from the coding sequence ATGAGCGAGACCCTGGGCCTGAAGAACCTGGCGGAGCGCCTGCGCGGCCTGTTCGCCAAGAGCGAGGCGAGTGCCGCCGATGTGCCGGTGCGCGACTGGGTGTCGACCTCGGCCGGCCAGCCCACCCGCATCCAGGGCTTTGACGTCACCCTGGTGTGGGTGGTGCTGGCGCTGATGGCCCTGGGCCTGCTGATGGTCTATTCGGCCTCGATCGCGATGCCGGACAACCCGCGCTTCGCCAAATACCTGCCGACGCATTTCCTCACCCGCCATATGGTGGCGATCGGCTTCGGCCTGGTGGCCGCGCTGATCACCGTGCAGGTGCCGGTGGCGAGCTGGGAGCGCTGGGCGCCCTGGATCTTCGTGATCTCGCTGGTGATGCTGATCGCGGTGCTGATCCCCGGCCTGGGCAAGGTGGTCTATGGCGCGCGGCGCTGGATCCCGCTGGGCGTGATGAACTTCCAGCCCTCCGAGCTCACCAAGCTGGCGATCGCGATGTACGCGGCCAGCTATATGGTGCGCAAGATGGATGTGAAGGAGAACTTCTTCCAGGCCGTCTGGCCCATGGTGGTGGCGCTGGGCGTGGTGGGGGTGCTCTTGCTGGCCGAGCCGGACATGGGCGCCTTCATGGTGATCGCGGCGATCGCGATGGGCATCCTGTTCCTGGGCGGCGTGAACGGCCGCATGTTCTTCCTCATCGTGGCGGTGCTGGTGGGGGCCTTCGTGCTGATGATCACCTTCAGCGAATTCCGCCGCGAACGCATCTTTGCCTACCTCAACCCCTGGGACGAGAAGTACGCGCAGGGCAAGGCCTACCAGCTGACGCATTCGCTGATCGCCTTCGGCCGCGGCGAGTTCTTCGGCCAGGGCCTGGGCTCCAGCCTGGAGAAGCTGCATTACCTGCCCGAGGCGCATACCGACTTCCTGCTGGCGGTGATCGGCGAGGAGCTGGGCTTCGTGGGCGTGGCCCTGGTCATCATCGGTTTCTTCTGGCTCTCGCGCCGGCTCTTTCACATCGGCCGCCAGGCGATCGCGCTGGACCGCGTGTTCGCCGGCCTCTATGCCCAGGGCATCGGCATCTGGATGGCGGCCCAGGGCTTCATCAATATGGGCGTGAACCTGGGCGCGCTGCCCACCAAGGGCCTGACGCTGCCGCTCTTGAGCTTTGGCGGCTCGGCGATCCTGATGAACTGTGTGTCGATCGCCATCGTGCTGCGCATCGACATCGAGAACAGACAGCTGATGCGCGGAGGCCGGGCATGA
- the murD gene encoding UDP-N-acetylmuramoyl-L-alanine--D-glutamate ligase → MKQLMGLKVLVLGLGDSGLAMAAWALRYGATAAVWDSRAQPPQLATLREQLPAVEFFHGELPESALAGVQLVLKSPGLSPLDARLQPLLNLARATGIPVQGELDLFARALADLKAERRYAPAVLAITGTNGKTTTTCMTALLAERAGKRVAVAGNIGPSMLTTLAQALDLEPAELPAELVEAPVEAQDLTPVADETPEAQPEPIVELSTLDEVDALLDEQPLPIKPPPKGPVFEHLPEVWVLELSSFQLDSVQGFEPTAAAVLNITQDHLDWHGDMAAYARAKARVFGEHTLMVINRDDALVEAMVPAPVLVKQGRGRAAKLQSRTVLRFGLNAPDHPGDYGLVSEGGMAWLVRAREVDETLKRRKDEDAEEIILQRLMPADALRVRGRHNAANALAALALASAAGCELAPMLHGLRDYRGEPHRVEYVASIRGVDFYDDSKGTNVGATVAAINGLGADRAPAKLVLILGGDGKGQDFSPLREGVARHGRAVALIGRDAAQIEAALQDSQLPMQRHATLEAATSWCLQQAHSGDSVLLSPACASLDMFRNYGHRAEVFVAQVHELANDGGLS, encoded by the coding sequence ATGAAGCAGCTGATGGGACTCAAGGTGCTGGTGCTGGGGCTGGGCGACTCCGGCCTGGCCATGGCCGCCTGGGCCCTGCGCTACGGCGCCACGGCCGCGGTGTGGGACTCGCGCGCGCAGCCGCCGCAACTGGCGACGCTGCGCGAGCAGCTGCCGGCCGTCGAGTTCTTCCACGGCGAGCTGCCGGAGTCGGCGCTGGCGGGTGTGCAACTGGTGCTGAAGAGCCCGGGCCTGTCGCCGCTGGATGCGCGCCTGCAGCCGCTCTTGAACCTGGCACGCGCCACCGGCATCCCGGTGCAGGGCGAGCTGGACCTGTTTGCCCGCGCCCTCGCCGATCTCAAGGCCGAGCGCCGTTACGCGCCCGCGGTGCTGGCCATCACCGGCACCAATGGCAAGACCACCACCACCTGCATGACGGCCTTGCTGGCCGAGCGCGCCGGCAAGCGCGTGGCGGTGGCCGGCAATATCGGCCCCAGCATGCTGACCACGCTGGCGCAGGCGCTGGACCTGGAACCGGCCGAGTTGCCTGCAGAGCTGGTGGAGGCGCCCGTAGAGGCGCAAGACCTGACCCCGGTGGCCGATGAAACCCCGGAGGCTCAGCCCGAGCCCATAGTGGAGTTGTCCACCCTGGACGAGGTGGATGCGCTGCTGGACGAGCAGCCCCTGCCGATCAAGCCGCCGCCCAAGGGTCCGGTGTTCGAGCACCTGCCCGAGGTCTGGGTGCTGGAGCTCTCCAGCTTCCAGCTCGACAGCGTGCAGGGCTTCGAGCCCACCGCCGCGGCGGTGCTCAACATCACCCAGGACCATCTCGACTGGCATGGCGACATGGCCGCCTATGCGCGCGCCAAGGCGCGTGTCTTTGGCGAGCACACGCTGATGGTGATCAACCGCGATGACGCCCTGGTGGAGGCGATGGTGCCGGCGCCGGTGCTGGTCAAGCAAGGGCGCGGCCGCGCCGCCAAGCTGCAGTCGCGCACCGTGCTGCGCTTCGGCCTGAACGCGCCCGATCATCCGGGCGACTATGGCCTGGTCAGCGAGGGCGGCATGGCCTGGCTGGTGCGCGCGCGCGAGGTCGACGAGACCCTCAAGCGCCGCAAGGATGAGGACGCGGAGGAGATCATCCTGCAGCGCCTGATGCCCGCCGACGCGCTGCGCGTGCGCGGCCGCCACAACGCCGCCAATGCGCTGGCGGCCCTGGCCCTGGCCAGCGCGGCCGGCTGCGAGCTGGCGCCGATGCTGCATGGCTTGCGCGACTACCGCGGCGAGCCGCACCGCGTCGAGTACGTGGCCAGCATCCGCGGCGTGGATTTCTATGACGATTCCAAGGGCACCAATGTCGGCGCCACGGTGGCGGCCATCAACGGCCTGGGCGCCGACCGCGCACCCGCCAAGCTGGTGCTGATCCTGGGCGGCGACGGCAAGGGCCAGGATTTTTCCCCGCTGCGCGAGGGCGTGGCGCGCCATGGACGCGCGGTGGCCCTGATCGGCCGCGACGCGGCGCAGATCGAGGCTGCCTTGCAAGACAGCCAGCTACCGATGCAGCGCCACGCCACGCTGGAGGCCGCCACCAGCTGGTGCCTGCAGCAGGCGCACAGCGGCGACAGCGTGCTGCTGAGCCCGGCCTGCGCCAGCCTGGACATGTTCCGCAACTACGGCCACCGTGCCGAGGTGTTCGTGGCCCAGGTGCATGAGCTGGCCAACGACGGGGGGCTCAGCTGA
- the mraY gene encoding phospho-N-acetylmuramoyl-pentapeptide-transferase, with amino-acid sequence MLLSLAQWLQGLYPDLGFLRVFQYITFRAVMAAMTSLLIGLAFGPWVIRRLTEMKIGQPIREYGVQQHLAKSGTPTMGGVLILIGIGVSTLLWFDWSNRFVWVVMLVTMGFGAIGWVDDWRKVVDKNPEGMSSREKFFWQSLIGLVAALYLAFSVSETSFLGVVELFFRWVTSGFSTELPPKADLMLPFFKTVSYPLGVFGFIALSFFVIVGTSNAVNFTDGLDGLAIMPVVMVGSALGVFAYVTGSSVYSKYLIFPYIPGAGELMIFCAAMAGAGLAFLWFNTHPAQVFMGDVGALSLGGALGTLAVITRQEIVLGIMGGVFVAEVLSVMIQVSWFKYTKKKTGTGRRIFKMAPLHHHFEKSGWKETQVVVRFWIITMLLCLIGLASLKLR; translated from the coding sequence ATGCTGCTTAGTCTGGCCCAATGGTTGCAAGGCCTGTATCCGGACCTCGGCTTTCTGCGCGTGTTCCAGTACATCACCTTCCGTGCGGTGATGGCGGCGATGACCTCGCTGCTGATCGGCCTGGCCTTCGGCCCCTGGGTGATACGCCGCCTGACCGAAATGAAGATCGGCCAGCCGATCCGCGAATACGGCGTGCAACAACATCTGGCCAAGAGCGGCACGCCCACCATGGGCGGGGTGCTGATCCTGATCGGCATCGGCGTGTCCACGCTCCTGTGGTTCGACTGGAGCAACCGCTTCGTCTGGGTGGTGATGCTGGTGACGATGGGCTTTGGCGCGATCGGCTGGGTGGATGACTGGCGCAAGGTCGTCGACAAGAACCCCGAGGGCATGAGCAGCCGCGAGAAGTTCTTCTGGCAATCGCTGATCGGCCTGGTGGCGGCGCTCTACCTGGCCTTCAGCGTGTCCGAGACCTCCTTCCTGGGCGTGGTGGAGCTGTTCTTCCGCTGGGTCACGAGCGGCTTCTCCACCGAGCTGCCGCCCAAGGCCGACCTGATGCTGCCCTTCTTCAAGACGGTCAGCTACCCGCTGGGCGTGTTCGGCTTCATCGCGCTGTCCTTCTTCGTCATCGTCGGCACCAGCAATGCGGTGAACTTCACCGACGGCCTGGACGGCCTGGCCATCATGCCGGTGGTGATGGTGGGCTCGGCGCTGGGCGTGTTCGCCTACGTCACCGGCTCCTCGGTCTACAGCAAGTACCTGATCTTTCCCTACATCCCCGGCGCCGGCGAGCTGATGATCTTCTGCGCGGCGATGGCGGGGGCAGGTCTTGCCTTCCTCTGGTTCAACACCCATCCGGCCCAGGTCTTCATGGGCGATGTGGGCGCGCTCTCGCTGGGCGGCGCGCTGGGCACGCTGGCGGTCATCACGCGCCAGGAAATCGTGCTGGGCATCATGGGCGGCGTGTTCGTCGCCGAGGTGCTGTCGGTGATGATCCAGGTGAGCTGGTTCAAATACACCAAGAAGAAGACCGGCACCGGTCGGCGCATCTTCAAGATGGCGCCGCTGCACCACCATTTCGAAAAGTCGGGCTGGAAAGAGACCCAGGTGGTGGTGCGCTTCTGGATCATCACCATGCTGCTGTGCCTGATCGGCCTGGCCAGCCTGAAGCTGCGCTGA
- a CDS encoding UDP-N-acetylmuramoyl-tripeptide--D-alanyl-D-alanine ligase: protein MSHNNFTLGQLHALLLPAVPAARLLGDPELAILRVHSDTRSLQAGDFFVALRGERFDAHDFLAQARAAGAVAALAERGLDADQAAGLPGIEVPDSLKALGALASAWRAQCHLPVIAVTGSNGKTTVTQMIASILRAWLGTAALATEGNYNNEIGVPLTLLRLRQDLAHWHRAAVIELGMNHPGEIAPLAAMTQPTVALVNNAQREHQEFLQTVEAAARENGAVIEALGAAGVAVFPAEDACAPIWHRLAGTRGHLSFALQGQADVMGRAAWVDAGHWALELHTPAGDAPVALSVAGLHNVRNALAAAACALAAGAPLAAVVRGLEDFRPVKGRSQLQQLERQGRRLTLIDDSYNANPDSVRAAIDVLADLPGLSWLVLGDMGEVGNEGPAFHGEVGAYAAERGIAALWTVGEAAADTARAYGVAARHFKSVDELVAALEQAPQVQNVLVKGSRFMKMERVVAALQKDGGAHAA, encoded by the coding sequence GTGAGCCACAACAACTTCACGCTCGGCCAGCTGCACGCGCTGCTGCTGCCCGCCGTGCCAGCGGCGCGCCTGCTGGGCGACCCGGAGCTGGCCATCCTGCGCGTGCACAGCGACACGCGCAGCCTGCAGGCGGGCGACTTCTTCGTGGCGCTGCGCGGCGAGCGCTTCGATGCGCACGACTTCCTGGCCCAGGCCAGGGCGGCGGGCGCCGTCGCGGCCCTGGCGGAGCGCGGCCTCGATGCCGATCAGGCCGCCGGCCTGCCCGGCATCGAGGTGCCCGACAGCCTCAAGGCGCTGGGTGCGCTGGCCAGTGCCTGGCGCGCGCAATGCCATCTGCCGGTGATCGCCGTCACCGGCAGCAATGGCAAGACCACCGTGACCCAGATGATTGCGAGCATCCTGCGCGCCTGGCTGGGCACGGCGGCGCTCGCCACCGAGGGCAACTACAACAACGAGATCGGCGTGCCGCTGACGCTTTTGCGCCTGCGCCAGGACCTGGCCCATTGGCACCGCGCCGCGGTGATCGAGCTGGGCATGAACCACCCGGGCGAGATCGCGCCGCTGGCCGCGATGACCCAGCCCACCGTGGCCCTGGTCAACAACGCGCAGCGCGAGCACCAGGAGTTTCTGCAGACGGTGGAGGCGGCGGCGCGCGAGAACGGCGCCGTCATCGAGGCCCTGGGCGCCGCCGGTGTGGCAGTGTTCCCGGCCGAGGACGCCTGCGCACCGATCTGGCATCGGCTCGCCGGCACGCGCGGCCACCTCAGCTTTGCGCTGCAGGGCCAGGCCGATGTGATGGGGCGCGCCGCCTGGGTGGATGCCGGGCATTGGGCGCTGGAGCTGCACACGCCGGCCGGCGATGCGCCGGTGGCGCTCTCGGTGGCCGGTCTGCACAACGTGCGCAACGCCCTGGCGGCGGCCGCCTGCGCGCTGGCCGCCGGTGCGCCGCTGGCCGCGGTGGTGCGCGGCCTGGAAGACTTCCGCCCCGTCAAGGGCCGCTCGCAGCTGCAGCAGCTGGAGCGCCAGGGCCGGCGCCTGACCCTGATCGACGACAGCTACAACGCCAACCCCGACAGCGTGCGCGCCGCCATCGACGTGCTGGCCGATCTGCCGGGCCTGTCCTGGCTGGTGCTGGGCGATATGGGCGAGGTGGGCAACGAGGGCCCGGCCTTCCACGGCGAGGTGGGCGCCTACGCGGCCGAGCGCGGCATCGCGGCGCTGTGGACCGTGGGCGAGGCGGCGGCCGACACGGCGCGCGCCTATGGCGTCGCCGCCAGACATTTCAAGTCAGTGGACGAGTTGGTGGCGGCCCTTGAGCAGGCGCCCCAGGTTCAGAACGTGCTCGTCAAAGGATCGAGATTCATGAAGATGGAACGCGTGGTCGCGGCGCTGCAAAAGGATGGGGGCGCCCATGCTGCTTAG
- a CDS encoding UDP-N-acetylmuramoyl-L-alanyl-D-glutamate--2,6-diaminopimelate ligase: MLTRLKSPEAAARWLQEWTTGALRTDSRAVAAGDAFIAWPGYAKDGRGYVAAAIAAGAATCLVEEEGVDAYGFTDARVASLAGLKAKTGLIAAAYYGEPSKQLAVIATTGTNGKTSTAWWTAQALSLLGQRCGVVGTLGVGEPPIPGSAGSGKPADISYTGLTTPDPVLLQAAFKRMAGQGYAACAIEASSIGIKEHRLAGTQLRVALFTNFTQDHLDYHGSMDAYWAAKRELFDWPGLQAAVLNLDDAKGAELAKELTGKLDVWSYGLNRSDARLSAHALHYRAAGLAFTLKEGTEELLVETGLIGEYNISNLLSVIGGLRALGHGLADVARVAALVTPVPGRMQRVGNGRELPELVVDYAHTPDALQKALEALAPLAAARGGQLHCVFGCGGDRDRSKRPLMGAIAARLAQRVVITSDNPRGEAPEQVLADIEAGLDAAAPRLVLADRREAIQRAVLEAGSRDVLLVAGKGHEDYQEIMGQRLPFSDVDEGRAALIRRAGL; encoded by the coding sequence ATGCTGACCCGACTCAAATCACCCGAAGCCGCGGCCCGCTGGCTGCAGGAATGGACCACCGGCGCGCTGCGCACCGACAGCCGCGCGGTGGCGGCCGGCGATGCCTTCATCGCCTGGCCTGGCTATGCCAAGGACGGCCGCGGCTATGTGGCCGCTGCCATCGCCGCCGGCGCCGCCACCTGCCTGGTGGAGGAGGAGGGCGTCGACGCCTACGGCTTCACCGATGCGCGCGTGGCCTCGCTGGCCGGGCTGAAGGCCAAGACCGGCCTGATCGCCGCCGCCTACTACGGCGAGCCCAGCAAGCAGCTGGCGGTGATTGCCACCACCGGCACGAATGGCAAGACCTCCACAGCCTGGTGGACGGCCCAGGCCCTGAGCCTGCTGGGCCAGCGCTGCGGCGTGGTGGGCACGCTGGGGGTGGGCGAGCCGCCCATCCCGGGCAGCGCGGGCAGCGGCAAGCCCGCCGACATCAGCTACACCGGCCTGACAACACCTGACCCCGTGCTGCTGCAGGCGGCCTTCAAGCGCATGGCGGGGCAGGGCTATGCGGCCTGCGCGATCGAGGCCTCCTCGATCGGCATCAAGGAGCACCGCCTCGCCGGCACCCAGCTGCGCGTGGCCCTGTTCACCAACTTCACCCAGGACCATCTGGACTACCACGGCAGCATGGACGCCTACTGGGCCGCCAAGCGCGAGCTGTTCGACTGGCCGGGCCTGCAGGCCGCGGTGCTGAACCTCGACGATGCCAAGGGTGCCGAACTGGCCAAGGAGCTGACCGGCAAGCTGGACGTCTGGAGCTATGGCCTGAACCGCAGCGATGCGCGCCTCTCGGCCCATGCGCTGCACTACCGCGCCGCTGGCCTGGCCTTCACCCTGAAGGAAGGGACCGAAGAGCTGCTGGTCGAGACCGGCCTGATCGGCGAGTACAACATCTCCAACCTGCTGTCGGTGATCGGTGGCCTGCGCGCACTCGGTCACGGCCTGGCCGATGTGGCCCGCGTGGCGGCCCTCGTCACCCCCGTGCCCGGCCGCATGCAGCGCGTCGGCAATGGCCGCGAGCTGCCCGAGCTGGTGGTGGACTATGCCCACACGCCCGATGCGCTGCAGAAGGCGCTGGAAGCGCTCGCCCCGCTGGCCGCGGCGCGCGGCGGCCAGCTGCACTGCGTGTTCGGCTGCGGCGGCGACCGCGACCGCAGCAAGCGCCCGCTGATGGGCGCGATCGCCGCCAGGCTGGCCCAGCGCGTCGTCATCACCAGCGACAACCCGCGCGGCGAGGCGCCCGAGCAGGTGCTGGCCGACATCGAGGCGGGCCTGGATGCGGCCGCGCCGCGCCTGGTGCTGGCCGACCGCCGCGAAGCCATCCAGCGCGCGGTGCTGGAGGCCGGCAGCCGCGACGTGCTGCTGGTGGCCGGCAAGGGCCACGAGGACTATCAGGAAATCATGGGCCAGCGCCTGCCCTTCTCCGATGTGGACGAAGGCCGTGCCGCCCTGATCCGGAGGGCCGGACTGTGA